The Nocardia arthritidis genome has a window encoding:
- the hisD gene encoding histidinol dehydrogenase, which produces MTSRIELARVDLRGRTPSVAELRAALPRGGVDVDSVLHQVRPVVEAVRERGAAAALEFGERFDGVVPPSVRVPAAELEAALTQLDPAVRAALEESIARARKVHADQRRTDKTTEVVPGGTVTERWVPVERVGLYVPGGNAVYPSSVVMNVVPAQTAGVGSLVVASPPQAQFGGLPHPTILAAARLLGVEEVWAVGGAQAVALLSYGGVDTDGTQLEPVDLITGPGNIYVTAAKRLCRGLVGIDAEAGPTEIAILADATADPVHVAADLISQAEHDVLAASVLVTDSAELADAVDAALNIQLAVVKHAHRVREALSGKQSGTVLVDDIEQGLRVVNAYAAEHLEIQTADAAAVAARVRSAGAVFVGAYAPVSLGDYCAGSNHVLPTAGCARHSSGLSVQTFLRGIHVVEYTEAALKDVAGHVVALANAEDLPAHGQAVTARFEALA; this is translated from the coding sequence ATGACATCCCGCATCGAGCTCGCCCGCGTCGATCTGCGCGGTCGCACTCCCTCCGTTGCCGAGCTGCGCGCCGCGCTGCCGCGCGGGGGAGTCGACGTCGACTCGGTGCTGCATCAGGTGCGTCCGGTGGTGGAGGCGGTGCGTGAGCGCGGCGCGGCCGCGGCGCTGGAGTTCGGCGAGCGGTTCGACGGGGTGGTCCCGCCCTCGGTGCGGGTGCCCGCGGCGGAGCTGGAAGCGGCGCTGACGCAACTGGATCCGGCGGTGCGCGCGGCGCTGGAGGAGTCGATCGCGCGGGCCCGCAAAGTGCACGCGGATCAGCGCCGCACCGATAAGACCACCGAGGTGGTGCCGGGCGGCACGGTGACCGAGCGCTGGGTGCCGGTGGAACGCGTCGGGCTGTATGTGCCGGGCGGTAACGCCGTGTACCCGTCGAGCGTGGTGATGAACGTGGTGCCCGCGCAGACCGCTGGCGTCGGCTCGCTGGTGGTGGCCTCGCCGCCGCAGGCGCAATTCGGCGGGCTGCCGCATCCGACGATTCTGGCGGCCGCGCGGTTGCTCGGCGTCGAGGAGGTCTGGGCGGTGGGCGGCGCGCAGGCCGTCGCGCTGCTGTCCTACGGCGGCGTCGACACCGACGGGACGCAGTTGGAGCCGGTGGATCTGATCACCGGGCCCGGCAATATCTATGTCACCGCGGCCAAGCGGCTGTGCCGCGGGCTGGTCGGCATCGATGCCGAGGCAGGCCCCACCGAGATCGCGATTCTGGCCGACGCCACCGCCGATCCGGTGCACGTCGCGGCCGACCTGATCAGCCAGGCCGAACACGATGTGCTGGCCGCCAGCGTATTGGTCACCGACAGCGCGGAATTGGCGGATGCGGTCGATGCCGCGCTGAATATCCAACTGGCCGTGGTCAAGCACGCGCACCGGGTGCGAGAGGCGTTGTCCGGCAAACAGTCCGGCACCGTGCTGGTGGACGATATCGAGCAGGGGCTGCGCGTGGTGAACGCCTACGCGGCCGAACACCTGGAGATCCAGACCGCCGATGCGGCGGCCGTCGCGGCCCGGGTGCGCAGTGCCGGTGCGGTTTTCGTCGGCGCGTACGCGCCGGTGAGCCTGGGCGACTACTGCGCGGGCTCCAACCACGTGCTGCCCACCGCCGGATGTGCCAGGCACTCTTCGGGTTTGAGCGTGCAGACCTTCCTGCGCGGCATCCACGTCGTCGAATACACCGAGGCGGCGCTGAAAGATGTTGCCGGGCATGTGGTCGCGCTCGCGAACGCGGAAGATCTGCCCGCGCACGGCCAGGCCGTGACCGCGCGATTCGAGGCCCTCGCATGA
- a CDS encoding histidinol-phosphate transaminase: MTLTVPGSGITLDDLPLRDNLRGKKPYGAPQLTVPVQLNTNENPHPPSRALIDDVAESIRTAAADLHRYPDRDAVALRTDLAAYLTRQTGVTLDAANVWAANGSNEILQQLLQAFGGTGRSALGFVPSYSMHPIISEGIDTEWIEAERGADFSLDIDYAVAVIAERRPDVVFVTSPNNPTGHSISLDELERILAAAPGIVIVDEAYAEFSGVPSAIGLIDRYPAKLVVTRTMSKAFAFAGGRLGYLAAAPAVIDALLLVRLPYHLSVVTQAAARAALRHADETLASVAELARQRDRVAEALRALGFEVIPSDANFLLFGRFTDAAQAWQHYLDGGVLIRDVGIPGFLRATIGLAAENDEFLRVSGTLAATDLTVR, encoded by the coding sequence ATGACACTCACCGTTCCCGGCTCGGGCATCACGCTCGACGACCTACCGCTGCGCGACAACCTGCGCGGCAAAAAGCCGTACGGCGCACCGCAATTGACGGTTCCGGTGCAGTTGAACACCAACGAGAATCCGCACCCGCCGAGCCGGGCGCTCATCGACGACGTCGCCGAATCCATCCGGACCGCCGCCGCCGACCTGCACCGCTATCCGGATCGCGACGCCGTCGCGCTGCGCACCGACCTGGCCGCGTACCTCACCCGCCAGACCGGCGTCACCTTGGACGCGGCCAATGTCTGGGCGGCCAACGGCTCCAACGAGATTCTGCAGCAGCTGCTGCAGGCATTCGGCGGGACCGGCCGCAGTGCACTGGGTTTCGTGCCGTCGTATTCGATGCACCCGATCATTTCCGAGGGCATCGACACCGAATGGATCGAGGCCGAGCGCGGCGCCGACTTCTCCCTCGACATCGACTACGCGGTGGCCGTCATCGCCGAACGCCGCCCCGATGTGGTGTTCGTCACCAGCCCGAACAATCCGACGGGCCACAGCATTTCGCTGGACGAACTGGAACGGATCCTCGCGGCCGCGCCCGGCATCGTCATCGTCGACGAGGCATATGCCGAATTCTCCGGTGTGCCGAGCGCCATCGGCCTGATCGATCGCTATCCGGCCAAGCTGGTGGTCACCCGCACCATGAGCAAGGCGTTCGCCTTCGCCGGCGGACGGCTCGGCTATCTGGCCGCCGCGCCCGCCGTGATCGATGCGCTGCTGCTGGTGCGGTTGCCCTATCACCTGTCGGTGGTCACCCAGGCCGCCGCCAGGGCCGCGCTGCGGCACGCCGACGAAACCCTCGCCAGCGTCGCGGAATTGGCGCGGCAGCGGGACCGGGTGGCGGAAGCGTTGCGCGCCTTGGGTTTCGAGGTGATTCCGAGTGATGCGAACTTCCTGCTGTTCGGCCGCTTCACCGATGCGGCGCAGGCGTGGCAGCACTACCTGGACGGCGGCGTGCTGATCCGCGACGTCGGCATTCCCGGCTTTCTGCGCGCCACCATCGGGCTGGCCGCGGAGAACGACGAATTCCTGCGGGTGAGCGGCACACTCGCCGCCACCGACCTGACCGTTCGATGA
- the hisB gene encoding imidazoleglycerol-phosphate dehydratase HisB, with protein sequence MSRTARVERVTKESNIVVELDLDGTGRTEIATGVPFYDHMLTALGAHASFDLTVRAEGDIDIEAHHTVEDTAIVLGQALGQALGDKSGIRRFGDAYIPMDETLAHAVVDVSGRPYCVHTGEPDHLLHAVIPGSGPGAPYSTVLNRHVFESIALNARIALHVRVLYGRDQHHVTEAEFKAVARALRAAVELDPRVSGIPSTKGAL encoded by the coding sequence ATGAGCCGTACCGCGCGGGTGGAGCGCGTCACCAAGGAATCGAATATCGTCGTCGAACTGGACCTCGACGGCACCGGGCGCACCGAGATCGCCACCGGCGTCCCGTTCTACGACCACATGCTGACCGCGCTCGGCGCGCACGCGAGCTTCGATCTCACGGTGCGAGCCGAGGGCGATATCGATATCGAGGCGCACCACACGGTGGAGGACACCGCCATCGTGCTCGGGCAGGCGCTCGGACAGGCGTTGGGGGACAAGAGCGGTATCCGCCGCTTCGGCGACGCGTACATCCCGATGGACGAGACCTTGGCGCATGCGGTGGTCGACGTCTCCGGACGTCCCTACTGCGTGCACACCGGCGAACCGGATCACCTGCTGCACGCGGTGATCCCCGGATCCGGGCCCGGCGCACCGTATTCCACGGTGCTCAACCGCCACGTCTTCGAATCGATCGCGTTGAACGCGCGCATCGCCCTGCATGTGCGCGTGCTGTACGGCCGCGACCAGCACCACGTCACCGAGGCCGAATTCAAGGCGGTGGCAAGGGCTTTGCGTGCCGCGGTGGAACTCGACCCGCGAGTCAGCGGTATCCCGTCGACGAAGGGCGCACTGTGA
- the hisH gene encoding imidazole glycerol phosphate synthase subunit HisH — translation MTTKSVVLLDYGSGNLHSAERALVRAGAQVEVTADATAALAADGLVVPGVGAYAACMAGLRKVRGERIIGQRLAGGRPVLGICVGMQILFERGVEFGVETEGCAEWPGVVERLSAPVLPHMGWNTVSAPSDSVLFAGLPADTRFYFVHSYAAQTWDLPPSEHFANPKLTWTEHGVPFLAAVENGALSATQFHPEKSGNAGAQLLRNWIESI, via the coding sequence GTGACAACGAAATCCGTCGTCCTGCTCGACTACGGTTCGGGCAATCTGCACTCGGCCGAGCGCGCGCTGGTCCGGGCGGGCGCTCAGGTCGAGGTCACCGCGGACGCGACCGCGGCCCTGGCCGCCGACGGCCTGGTGGTACCCGGCGTCGGCGCCTACGCGGCCTGCATGGCCGGACTGCGAAAAGTGCGGGGCGAGCGCATCATCGGTCAGCGCCTGGCCGGTGGGCGTCCGGTGCTCGGTATCTGCGTCGGCATGCAGATCCTGTTCGAACGCGGCGTCGAATTCGGGGTGGAAACCGAGGGCTGTGCCGAATGGCCCGGCGTGGTGGAGCGCCTCTCCGCCCCGGTGCTGCCGCATATGGGCTGGAATACGGTGTCCGCGCCGTCCGACAGCGTCCTGTTCGCCGGACTCCCCGCCGACACCCGCTTCTATTTCGTGCACTCCTACGCCGCCCAAACCTGGGACCTCCCACCCAGCGAACACTTCGCCAACCCCAAACTCACCTGGACCGAACACGGCGTCCCGTTCCTCGCCGCCGTCGAAAACGGAGCCCTCTCCGCCACCCAATTCCACCCGGAGAAATCCGGCAACGCCGGAGCCCAGTTGCTGCGCAATTGGATCGAATCGATCTGA
- a CDS encoding MarR family winged helix-turn-helix transcriptional regulator, producing MEIAQEGAAGRLRALPTRLVNQVAIVANRATDRALDATGSRRYHYAILATLGEFGPASQADLGRHTRIDRSDVVAVLNDLAVRGYIERSPDPTDRRRNIVTITRAGTEHLTEMDQHLQGAQDELLAALNQEERAQLVRLLVRILDDHSRG from the coding sequence ATGGAGATCGCGCAGGAGGGTGCGGCGGGCAGGCTGCGCGCGCTGCCCACTCGGCTGGTGAATCAGGTTGCCATCGTGGCGAATCGGGCGACCGACCGGGCGCTGGACGCCACCGGTTCGCGGCGGTACCACTACGCGATCCTGGCCACGCTCGGTGAATTCGGACCGGCCAGCCAGGCCGATCTCGGCAGGCACACCCGCATCGATCGCAGCGATGTGGTGGCCGTGCTGAACGATCTGGCCGTGCGCGGCTATATCGAACGCAGCCCGGACCCGACCGACCGCCGCCGCAATATCGTCACCATCACTCGGGCGGGCACGGAGCACCTGACCGAGATGGATCAGCATCTGCAGGGCGCGCAGGACGAACTGCTCGCCGCGCTGAACCAGGAGGAGCGCGCCCAACTCGTCCGGCTGCTGGTCCGCATCCTCGATGATCATTCCCGCGGCTGA
- the priA gene encoding bifunctional 1-(5-phosphoribosyl)-5-((5-phosphoribosylamino)methylideneamino)imidazole-4-carboxamide isomerase/phosphoribosylanthranilate isomerase PriA: protein MSLVLLPAVDVANGEAVRLVQGEAGSETSYGSPREAALAWQEAGAEWVHLVDLDAAFGRGSNRDLLAEVVGELDVKVELSGGIRDDETLKAALATGCARVNLGTAALEDPQWCARAIGEYGERIAVGLDVRIVDGEHRLRGRGWVSDGGDLWEVLERLERDGCSRYVVTDVTKDGTLTGPNLDLLREVCAATDAPVIASGGVSTIADLVAIAELVPDGVEGSIVGKALYAGRFTLPDALAAVR from the coding sequence GTGAGTCTTGTGCTGCTACCGGCTGTCGATGTCGCCAATGGAGAGGCCGTGCGCCTCGTGCAAGGGGAGGCGGGTAGCGAAACCAGCTACGGCTCCCCGCGCGAAGCCGCGCTGGCCTGGCAGGAAGCCGGCGCCGAATGGGTGCATCTGGTGGACCTGGACGCGGCGTTCGGTCGCGGCTCGAACCGGGATCTGCTGGCCGAGGTGGTCGGCGAACTCGACGTCAAGGTCGAACTGTCCGGCGGTATCCGGGACGACGAAACGTTGAAGGCCGCGCTGGCCACCGGCTGCGCCAGGGTGAACCTCGGCACCGCGGCGCTGGAGGATCCGCAGTGGTGCGCCCGCGCCATCGGCGAGTACGGCGAGCGCATCGCGGTCGGGCTCGATGTGCGCATCGTGGACGGTGAGCACCGACTGCGCGGCCGCGGCTGGGTCAGCGACGGCGGCGACCTGTGGGAGGTGCTCGAACGCCTGGAGCGCGACGGCTGCTCGCGGTACGTGGTCACCGACGTCACCAAGGACGGCACCCTGACCGGTCCGAACCTGGACCTGCTGCGCGAGGTGTGCGCGGCCACCGACGCGCCGGTCATCGCCTCGGGCGGCGTCTCGACGATCGCCGACCTGGTCGCGATCGCCGAGCTGGTGCCCGACGGCGTCGAGGGCTCGATCGTCGGAAAAGCCTTGTACGCGGGCCGTTTCACGCTGCCCGATGCGCTGGCCGCGGTGCGCTGA
- a CDS encoding inositol monophosphatase family protein, which produces MTAASELPALLAVASEVLDAVRPRFLEGVGAPSAVTKGRNDFATEFDLELERTVSEELARRTGIEVHGEEFGGPQLTAGTAWVLDPIDGTFNYSQGHPLSGMLLALVRDGEPVLGLTWLPMLDRRYAAVRGGPVLLDGQALPPLPRGKLAEAMIGFGTFNVDSKGRIPGQFRFDLLGPLSRLSSRVRMHGSTGIDLAFTASGVLGGAVVFGHHPWDNAAGVALVRAAGGVVTDLSGEPWTITSGSVLAAAPGVHEELLELICTVAEEDLRNDE; this is translated from the coding sequence ATGACTGCGGCTTCCGAACTACCGGCGCTGCTCGCCGTCGCGAGCGAAGTCCTCGACGCGGTGCGCCCGCGTTTCCTCGAGGGTGTCGGCGCACCTAGCGCGGTGACCAAGGGCCGCAACGACTTCGCCACCGAATTCGATCTGGAGTTGGAGCGCACCGTCTCCGAGGAACTGGCCCGGCGCACCGGAATCGAGGTGCACGGTGAGGAATTCGGCGGGCCGCAGCTCACCGCGGGCACCGCGTGGGTGCTCGACCCGATCGACGGAACCTTCAATTACTCACAGGGACACCCGCTTTCGGGCATGCTGCTGGCGCTGGTGCGCGACGGCGAACCGGTGCTCGGGCTGACCTGGCTGCCCATGCTCGACCGCAGATACGCCGCGGTGCGCGGCGGTCCGGTGCTGCTGGACGGGCAGGCGCTGCCGCCGCTGCCGCGCGGCAAACTGGCCGAGGCGATGATCGGATTCGGCACCTTCAACGTCGATTCCAAGGGCCGCATCCCCGGACAGTTCCGCTTCGACCTGCTCGGCCCGCTGAGCAGGCTGTCCTCCCGAGTGCGCATGCACGGGTCGACCGGAATCGATCTGGCCTTCACCGCGTCCGGAGTGCTCGGTGGCGCAGTCGTTTTCGGCCATCACCCGTGGGATAACGCCGCCGGTGTCGCGCTGGTGCGGGCCGCGGGCGGCGTTGTCACCGACCTGTCCGGTGAGCCGTGGACCATCACCTCCGGTTCGGTGCTCGCCGCCGCGCCCGGGGTGCACGAAGAACTGCTCGAGCTGATCTGCACGGTCGCAGAGGAAGATTTGAGGAACGACGAATGA
- the hisF gene encoding imidazole glycerol phosphate synthase subunit HisF: protein MNAANQTLAVRVIPCLDVDAGRVVKGVNFENLRDAGDPVELAAAYDAQGADELTFLDVTASTGDRGTMIDVVTRTAEQIFIPLTVGGGVRTVEDVDRLLRAGADKVSVNTAAIARPEVLREMSERFGSQCIVLSVDARTVPDGQPDTPSGWEVTTHGGKRGTGIDAVEWAVRGAELGVGEILLNSMDADGTKAGFDLPMIRAVRAAVTVPVIASGGAGAVEHFAPAVHAGADAVLAASVFHFGDMTIGEVKNAMRAEGIVVR from the coding sequence ATGAACGCGGCAAATCAAACACTGGCAGTGCGGGTGATTCCGTGCCTCGACGTCGACGCGGGCCGGGTGGTCAAGGGCGTCAACTTCGAAAACCTCCGTGACGCGGGCGATCCCGTGGAACTGGCGGCCGCCTACGACGCGCAGGGCGCCGACGAGCTGACCTTCCTCGACGTCACCGCGTCCACCGGCGACCGGGGCACCATGATCGATGTGGTGACCCGTACGGCGGAACAGATTTTCATTCCGCTCACCGTCGGCGGCGGCGTGCGCACGGTCGAGGATGTGGACCGGCTGCTGCGCGCGGGCGCGGACAAGGTTTCGGTGAATACCGCCGCGATCGCCAGGCCCGAGGTTTTGCGCGAGATGTCGGAGCGGTTCGGCTCGCAGTGCATCGTGCTCTCGGTGGACGCGCGCACGGTGCCCGACGGGCAGCCCGATACGCCGTCGGGCTGGGAGGTCACCACGCACGGCGGTAAGCGCGGTACCGGGATCGATGCAGTCGAATGGGCCGTGCGCGGTGCGGAATTGGGTGTCGGCGAGATCCTGCTGAACTCGATGGACGCCGACGGCACCAAGGCGGGTTTCGATCTGCCGATGATCCGCGCCGTGCGCGCCGCGGTGACGGTGCCGGTGATCGCGAGCGGCGGCGCGGGCGCGGTCGAACATTTCGCGCCCGCCGTGCACGCGGGTGCCGACGCGGTGCTGGCGGCGAGCGTCTTCCACTTCGGCGATATGACGATCGGTGAGGTGAAGAACGCGATGCGCGCGGAGGGCATAGTCGTCCGCTAG